The genomic region CACGTTACCTGAGCCCAAATAAAGTTAAACACCTTCCCAATTTCCCATTAAATCAGTTCGGTTCTTCATCTTCTCTTCCTTATCTCTTTCAGAAGAATCAGAACCACAAAGTGAAATAGAAACTATAGCTCGCACGGTCGCACCGCCACGACTGAAATGTCAAataccctttctctctctctctctctctctctctctctctctctctctctctctctatgggCGTACTCTCTCTTCCTTCATCTACTTACAAACAGCAAAGTTGCAGAAGCTCGCCGAGATCGGAAGTTGCAGATTCAAAGTTGTTGCGCGTTTGGGATTTGCAACTACCTAGAGTGGAGCCTAGCACCACCTAGACCGCCTAGTGAGCGCCTAGACGGCCGCCTAAATCATTTCCGCCTTAAGTGAACAATTTGGTCAAAATCGGATCAGAGCTCTGTCGTCCAGAGCCTAGGCGCCGCggaggccgatttttagaacactaatGTCGtttgtcaatttcaaggactattTGTGAGAGAAAAAGAGTAATGGAACCCCCTTTATGTACCACATCAGCACTCAACAAAaattttaacataattgtgatggaatgactacattgatttgtgacacctattttcagggattacattgattgattttcaatttcagagaccatcttGATTCaggaaccatttgtgataaaccCTTTTTATTATACAATGTACTCAAATAATCATGATTCAAAAAATCAAGTGAAAAAATTATATGTAAGCATCTATTAGGACGGACCTAATTACCTCCTAGTCTTAAGCTATCTTGGAAGGCAGGGCACAAAAGTCGTGGCAAAACTATTATTTCACCATGAAAGAACTTTTACAACTGCACCCCCCGACTGCACTTGGATTTGTAGTCACCTGAACATGAAACCAGGATTCGATTAATTGTACAGGAAATCCTCGTGTGAAAGATGTGATATTATAACTGCACTTCTCTAGCGGCCTAGAGGCTATTGACTTTGATTACACTAGTTCAGCATCATAAAGTTACGACCCAAAAACAGACATACAGGCAATCGCATAATCATACAAGATGCTTCCTCTTGAGGCATCAGACACTATAACCAACGAAAAGCTAATACAGAAATAAATTGCTTCTGTGGATCTTCAATCTTAATGAGTTACAACCAAATTCTAGGCTCTAGCTTTACTACTTCGCTCCATTCTGCAAGACCAATATACTAATCGAACAGCATTACAACGGCCACTAAACATAGAATTTTCAATTGACTCCTGTCAGGTAGTCATTTACAAACCCCTCTAAGTGCATTGCATCTAGTCGTTTCAAATCCCTCTATCCAATGCTTTGTAGTGCATTTTTACTATTGTAGCCTAAATCCCTTGGTACTTTGGAAatccctcatccaaacacacCATAATAGTCTTGTCCTACCAAATTTAGAAGGGATTCAGCAGATTTCAGACTTTAAACATCCCCATATTGTTTGACCAAACCCGTAATGGGGGTACACAACAAATCTAAGCAAccacacacaagggcatagccATGTTAAAGGCACCCCTGTTCTATAGCCTGGGCAAGTTTCCTCCTCATCCCACCTGTAACATAGTCCACTCATTTAAAAGAACAAAACCGAGAAACCCAGCTTCCATATCCCAACTGAACTCACTGCAAGATTCTTCCATTCCTTATGGCTCTTCCTAATCAATTACCTCCCActcattcacatacaaaaacgTTCTCTCAATtcttataaaattttctttattgtaACTCCCCTCCCGAAACGAAAAGAACCCTTGTTCTCCTTGACCACACAACACCAGTAACAACCAATATGTCGCATGACAGAAGAGCACTGTATTGCATTGCCAATTATCTCTCGTTTATTGCAAcctaattagaaaaaaaaaatataggaagTGATCCTCATAAAGGAAACACCCAATGTACCACAATGATATGTTCCTTGCATGGTAAACACGCTCACTGAATTATTAGATAAATCGTCAAGGGAACCATTATGATATTTTCTAACATGACCACCAGTTTACCAAGGTGAGCCAAGACCTACACAAATATCTATAATTGTTATATTTGATACACAGAATACCATTATGCTAGATTTTTATTTCTAGCACATGGTTCTTACCTATGCACCGATGCTCACCATTATCCACATCATTTAGCTAACAGAAAAGATTTCAGCAGATCTTCGATTATAATAGAATGTATTTCTAATTGTCATAAAAGAAGACCACTGGCAGATGGTCCATACTTTTCTTATGCTCACCAAGATAGGCATAGTTAACAGAGAATTTCAAGCACATCTTCAATTCTTAAGAATATATTTATTGACTACTTATTCTAGTTCACATATCCCGAACCGAGAAATTACATGTGGGGTGATGTGTGTAAAATTTGATGTGCACCACGGACAAGAATATTAAAGAATAAAGCATGAAAACAGAATGAGATAAATTGACTTACTTGGAAAGCAGAGTGAATCAGCTCCTCAACATAATCAACAGTTGCTCCTTTCACAAAATCATATGAAATATTGTCGACCAGCAACTTTACTCCTTCCTTCTCAAATACTCTATTATGGAATGTATGGGTCCCCAGTTAACCAAGCAAACTTAATAAGCAAAAGCGTTTTTAATCAAGAATTATTATTACAGAGATGGACTATAAATACCTGTCATCTGGGTGGTGTTTGTCGTCGAGATCAAAAACATATTGGAACCCAGAACATCCACCAGTTTCTACACTCAAACGTAGCATCTTTCCCTCAACTTCACTGGCTTGCAGCTGTTTCATTCTCTGCAAGACAGTCGTTGAGAAACCAAGCCCAACACAATATTCGTTGAAAAACCAAGCTCAACAAAACAATTCAGGATTACAGACGCAAAATGTCATAAGTTACATTAAACTCTCTTCACCAGAAAACTGCATATTACGAGCATGATAACCGATTCAATAAGAACGAAAAACAGATATGCTACGCAAATTATATGCTAGAATAAAACCGTTTAACCGATTAGTCTTCGTGCATCCACTagaaattttgaagaaaaaaattccgATTAGCACAacccatttcattttttttcttgccCGTGTTTATTTTGTGATTCATTCATAAAATCATCGAAAATGGTTAGCTAAGCAACAGAATTAAAACCATTACAGATTAataacccaaaaataaaaatggaaaatacAGGCAGCCCAAATGTCAAATCACACCCAAAAAAAGGGAAGGAGATGGAGAGAGGGATTACTTGAACACAGGTATCGGTCATGTGAACGGAATCGAGGTCGAGGGCCGgagatggagaagaagaagaggcttCTTCGACAgcggaagaggaagaggaatagaagaaagaagaggatAGAAGCCTCTGGTTCTGCCTGATTCGAGCTGCAAAGCAGGGCGCGAGCCGGTGAAGAATCAGAGATCGCGGTGGACCCATCGCCTAATAATGGACCTATTGGAATTTTGGACTACAAGATTTGGGGCGGTTCGGGTAGTCGTCGGCGAATACGGGGGTCCGGGTGGGGGAGGAGCTGGCTGGGCTGTGGTCGGGACGAGGGGCAGAAGGGAGACGCTGCAAGGTAAGGGAGGGGGCCTGGTGAGGGAGAGGGCCTGTAAGAACGGATATAACGTCACGTGTCGCTCGTTATAATtagtttttgaaatttctttgTGCTCACCTCCGTAGAAATATCAAAGAAATCacttaaattttgattgaaatcGACCGATTTCCTCGATGTTTTTTATATATCAGTCAAATATCGATAAAATGTCGTATGATATTGGCaaagtttcatttttaatttctcatttttGAGCAAATTTGcattatttttatcaaaatggatgatatcaatattttcacaaatttacaTATCGTCCATTAAAAGACATAATTTAGGTCTTTAAACAATGAATGTCACTCTGTTAAAGATGCTCCACATGCAGTGCACTGTGCTTTACAGATTCCACTGTGCTTTACAGATTGGAATATGGTTCCCACGTTGAGGATGTATGATTATTCTAAACAACAAGGACACATGCATAGTGGACAGCAAGGCCACTGCATGTGTATACTGACTGATGTTTCATAGACAGCAAGGATGCCACTTCcaattgttttgtttatttgcatgCGTGTGTAGTAAACTGTGTATAAAACTCTGCTGCAATTGCAGCAGATCATATTATTCAAAAATATAGATTGGATCCAAgtttaatatggtatcagagcaccgATCTTGGTGACTCTAGAAAGCTCATTCTGCTTCCGCCACAAACACAACCAGTCCATCTTCATTAAACACAGCCACCATGGGCgacgaaagaccaactgagacgATACCCCATGTATCTGATCCTCTCATTCTGCATCATTCAGACTCACCAAGTCTTGTCTTAGTCTCATAACTTCTTGATGGACACAACTATGGACAGTGGAGCCGTTCTATGCGAATCGCCCTCAGCGCCAAAAACAAACTAGGGTTCATTGATGGATCAATCAAGAATCCCGCAACCACTGATGCCAAGTATCCAATTTGGCAGAGATGCAATGACATGGTCTTGTCCTGGATTTGGCAATCCGTGCAGGGCAACATTGCCCACAGTATACTCTACTGCAAAACTGCATCAGCAGCATGAAGAGATCTTGAGGATCGTTTCTCGCAAGGAAACGATTCCAGGATCTATCAAATTCGACAAGAAATTGCCGAACATCGACAAGGACAGCTATCTATTTCAGATTATTACACAAAATTGAAAGCTCTCTGGGATGAATTAGCATCATA from Pyrus communis chromosome 4, drPyrComm1.1, whole genome shotgun sequence harbors:
- the LOC137732262 gene encoding iron-sulfur assembly protein IscA-like 2, mitochondrial; this translates as MGPPRSLILHRLAPCFAARIRQNQRLLSSSFFYSSSSSAVEEASSSSPSPALDLDSVHMTDTCVQRMKQLQASEVEGKMLRLSVETGGCSGFQYVFDLDDKHHPDDRVFEKEGVKLLVDNISYDFVKGATVDYVEELIHSAFQVTTNPSAVGGCSCKSSFMVK